One window of the Diospyros lotus cultivar Yz01 chromosome 12, ASM1463336v1, whole genome shotgun sequence genome contains the following:
- the LOC127786577 gene encoding LOB domain-containing protein 16-like, producing the protein MATATGTGSPCGACKFLRRKCAADCIFAPYFCSEQGPARFAAIHKVFGASNVSKLLLQVPVADRCEAVFTIAYEAQARLRDPVYGCVANIFALQQQVTCLQAQLMQAKAQLVQSQLMGSRNVESQWPGNMLGLQPSFPTAFNPSQSSLESVDQGVDGMAFKQEIQSRSSSDHHELSFLNYAKKRPSQTELGELQELALRMMRN; encoded by the exons ATGGCAACTGCAACTGGAACTGGGTCGCCCTGTGGAGCATGCAAGTTTCTCCGGCGAAAGTGTGCCGCCGACTGCATATTTGCGCCCTACTTTTGCTCCGAGCAAGGCCCGGCACGGTTCGCCGCCATCCACAAGGTGTTCGGCGCCAGCAATGTGTCCAAGCTCCTGCTGCAAGTTCCGGTCGCCGACCGCTGCGAGGCTGTCTTCACAATTGCTTATGAAGCCCAGGCCAGGCTTAGAGATCCCGTTTATGGCTGCGTTGCTAACATCTTTGCCTTGCAGCAGCAG GTGACGTGCTTGCAAGCGCAGCTAATGCAAGCAAAGGCTCAACTGGTTCAAAGCCAGCTCATGGGATCAAGAAATGTGGAAAGCCAATGGCCTGGAAATATGCTAGGATTGCAGCCATCATTCCCTACTGCTTTCAATCCATCTCAAAGCTCACTCGAATCGGTCGATCAAGGCGTCGATGGAATGGCATTCAAGCAGGAAATACAAAGCAGATCATCATCAGATCACCATGAGCTTTCTTTCTTGAATTACGCCAAGAAGAGACCTTCACAAACTGAGCTGGGTGAACTTCAAGAGCTGGCCCTAAGGATGATGAGGAACTGA